In Halalkalicoccus subterraneus, a single genomic region encodes these proteins:
- a CDS encoding acyl-CoA dehydrogenase family protein, whose protein sequence is MELLTEDVVPEYAREVKAEAREFADEHIAPNAEECFRKGEYPWEILEAGQEAGLVAQDIPEELGGRGFDLVEMLAIAEEFYKADAGIALTLQLASFGAEMVYEYGNEEQKEEYLEPVAAGEQITGLAVSEPDTGSDLAGMTTTAEKRDGEYVINGEKYWIGNGVEADWVTVFVRTSEENDRYSNHSMIIVPTDADGYEAEHIPEKMGMRASKQAHITFEDVRVPEENLVGYENGGFLMLADFFNHGRVVVGGHGLGMAAAAIEEAWEFVHDREAFGRTVNEFQAVQHGLADMRLEFEAARALNYRAAKKVRDGEDAGLWAAMAKTKSTETATMCAEQGMQFHGGRSIFTDRRIARVYRDVRIPVIYEGANEIQRNLIYRQS, encoded by the coding sequence ATGGAACTGCTTACCGAGGACGTCGTCCCCGAGTACGCCCGCGAGGTCAAAGCCGAGGCCCGCGAGTTCGCCGACGAACACATCGCCCCGAACGCCGAGGAGTGTTTCCGGAAGGGCGAGTACCCGTGGGAGATCCTCGAAGCCGGTCAGGAGGCCGGCCTCGTCGCCCAGGACATCCCCGAGGAACTGGGCGGGCGCGGGTTCGACCTCGTCGAGATGCTCGCGATCGCCGAGGAATTTTATAAGGCTGACGCCGGCATCGCCCTGACTCTCCAACTGGCGAGTTTCGGTGCGGAGATGGTCTACGAGTACGGCAACGAGGAGCAAAAGGAGGAGTATCTCGAACCCGTCGCTGCGGGCGAGCAGATCACCGGCCTCGCGGTCTCGGAACCCGATACGGGAAGCGACCTCGCGGGGATGACGACCACCGCAGAGAAGCGGGATGGAGAATACGTGATCAACGGCGAGAAGTACTGGATCGGCAACGGCGTGGAGGCCGACTGGGTTACGGTGTTCGTCCGGACCAGCGAGGAGAACGACCGCTACTCGAACCACTCGATGATCATCGTCCCGACGGACGCCGACGGCTACGAGGCCGAGCACATCCCCGAGAAGATGGGGATGCGCGCCTCGAAGCAGGCCCACATCACCTTCGAGGACGTACGCGTCCCCGAGGAGAACCTCGTGGGCTACGAGAACGGCGGCTTTCTCATGCTCGCGGACTTCTTCAACCACGGTCGGGTCGTCGTCGGCGGCCACGGACTGGGGATGGCCGCCGCGGCCATCGAGGAGGCCTGGGAGTTCGTCCACGACCGGGAGGCGTTCGGCCGGACGGTAAACGAGTTTCAGGCCGTCCAACACGGGCTGGCGGACATGCGCCTCGAGTTCGAGGCCGCCCGCGCGCTCAACTACCGGGCGGCGAAGAAGGTCCGTGACGGCGAGGACGCGGGGCTGTGGGCGGCGATGGCCAAGACGAAATCCACGGAGACGGCGACGATGTGTGCCGAACAGGGGATGCAGTTCCACGGCGGGCGCTCGATCTTCACCGACCGTCGGATCGCCCGTGTCTACCGCGACGTGCGCATTCCGGTCATTTACGAGGGCGCAAACGAGATCCAGCGCAACCTGATCTACCGCCAGTCCTAA
- a CDS encoding HalX domain-containing protein, with product MSIDAGTDASVVLVVDDEPQLAELFAAWLDDEWEVRTAHDGDEALSAMDEDVAVVLLDRRMPGKSGDEVLDSIRERGYDCRVIMVTAVDPDFDIIEMGFDDYLVKPVRNDELATTVERVYRRQEYDETMREYYSLASKRAVLETEKPRSELERNEEFRQLEQRLTVLRKSVDETIEGLRTHEDYAAAFRDIDS from the coding sequence ATGTCAATCGACGCAGGAACGGACGCGTCCGTCGTGCTCGTCGTCGACGACGAGCCCCAGCTTGCGGAGCTGTTTGCGGCCTGGCTCGACGACGAATGGGAGGTACGGACGGCCCACGACGGCGACGAAGCCCTCTCAGCGATGGACGAGGACGTCGCCGTGGTACTTCTCGACCGCCGAATGCCGGGCAAATCCGGCGACGAGGTCCTCGATTCGATCCGCGAGCGGGGCTACGACTGCCGGGTGATCATGGTCACCGCGGTCGATCCGGATTTCGACATCATCGAGATGGGCTTCGACGACTACCTCGTCAAGCCCGTCAGGAACGACGAACTCGCCACGACCGTCGAGCGGGTCTACCGCCGCCAGGAGTACGACGAAACGATGCGCGAGTACTACAGCCTCGCTTCGAAACGTGCCGTCTTGGAGACCGAAAAACCCCGCTCGGAACTCGAACGAAACGAGGAGTTCCGGCAGCTCGAACAGCGCCTGACGGTCCTCAGAAAATCCGTCGACGAGACCATCGAGGGGCTTCGGACCCACGAGGACTACGCCGCCGCCTTCCGCGACATCGACTCGTAG
- a CDS encoding MFS transporter, protein MALSANDRSIAGFTMAGHSLVHWFETSIPIFLVVWLAEFDVSVAVLGLVLAPSYGLFGFGALPAGILADKYGPKRLVLACLAGMSLGFLVLAVSTSIYAIAAGLIVWGLAASVYHPSGLSLISTGVAERGTVFAYHGIAGNVGIALGPFVAATLLIFFPWQLVAALLAIPGLFAVVYGLSADFDPTGGVEGMDASEASDKALSLSDLLGNTRTLFTSVFALVFVIVTFEGLFYRGMLTYLPEILQGLPALEGFTVGPDLEGIEPSRYIYVGFLVVGIVGQYAGGKLTDRMIPSRGLLGIFVVLAALALAFIPVTGMGMAPLLVLCGLLGFFLFAIQPFYQDAVAVHTSADSRGLSYGYTYLGEFGLGSGSIAIGGFLLDAFSLATFFAVLAAFALIGAGLSAGLLTLLDRSESPRAAETGSDD, encoded by the coding sequence ATGGCGCTCTCCGCGAACGACAGGTCGATCGCCGGATTCACAATGGCGGGCCACTCGCTGGTCCACTGGTTCGAGACCTCGATTCCGATCTTTCTGGTCGTGTGGCTCGCCGAGTTCGACGTCTCGGTCGCCGTCCTGGGGCTCGTGCTCGCGCCCAGCTACGGACTGTTCGGATTCGGGGCGCTTCCCGCGGGCATCCTCGCGGACAAGTACGGCCCGAAACGTCTCGTGCTGGCGTGTCTCGCCGGCATGAGCCTCGGTTTTCTCGTCCTCGCGGTCTCGACCAGCATCTACGCCATCGCTGCCGGACTGATCGTCTGGGGACTCGCCGCGAGCGTCTACCATCCCTCGGGGCTCTCGCTCATCAGCACTGGCGTCGCCGAACGGGGCACCGTCTTCGCGTATCACGGCATCGCGGGCAACGTCGGCATCGCGCTGGGCCCCTTCGTCGCCGCGACACTGCTCATCTTCTTCCCGTGGCAGCTCGTCGCCGCGCTGCTGGCGATTCCCGGGCTGTTCGCGGTGGTCTACGGTCTCTCCGCGGACTTCGACCCGACTGGTGGCGTCGAGGGAATGGACGCCTCCGAGGCGAGCGACAAGGCGCTATCGCTGTCGGATCTGCTTGGCAACACCCGAACCCTCTTCACGAGCGTTTTCGCGCTCGTGTTCGTCATCGTCACCTTCGAGGGGCTCTTCTATCGCGGGATGTTGACCTACCTGCCCGAGATCCTTCAGGGGCTGCCCGCACTAGAAGGCTTCACCGTCGGTCCCGACCTCGAGGGGATCGAGCCCTCGCGGTACATCTACGTCGGCTTCCTCGTCGTGGGCATCGTCGGCCAGTACGCCGGCGGCAAATTGACTGATCGCATGATCCCTTCCCGGGGTCTGCTCGGAATCTTCGTCGTTCTCGCAGCCCTCGCACTGGCCTTCATCCCCGTGACGGGGATGGGAATGGCACCTTTGCTCGTCCTCTGTGGTCTGCTCGGCTTCTTCCTCTTTGCCATCCAACCCTTCTATCAGGACGCCGTCGCAGTCCACACGTCCGCCGATAGCCGCGGGCTTTCCTACGGCTACACCTACCTCGGGGAGTTCGGTCTCGGCTCGGGCTCGATCGCTATCGGGGGATTCCTGCTCGACGCCTTCTCCCTCGCGACCTTCTTCGCCGTTCTCGCCGCGTTCGCGCTGATCGGTGCGGGCCTCTCGGCGGGCCTGCTCACGCTGCTCGATCGGTCCGAGTCGCCGCGAGCCGCCGAAACCGGTTCGGACGACTAG
- a CDS encoding tyrosine--tRNA ligase, whose translation MNTAERKRLVTRHTEEVVTEEELDDLLEESDPSVYIGYAPTGQMHIGHFTTIRKLADFLRADIDVTVLVADLHAHLDDEKSPFELLEARSAYYRAAIEAMVEAAGADPDQIEFVRGTEFELEEPYTLELYRLLADTTISRAQRAGSEVVRQSDNPKLGGLVYTLMQSLDVAALGADIAYGGIDQRGIYMLAREILPEHGHDKPLCLFAPLLSGLSGGKMSASEAGSKVNLTDDPETVGEKIDGAYCPQGEVEENGVLEYLEHLVFPILELDDEPFVIQRPDQYGGDIVYEDYGTLEDDFLAGELHPQDLKGATGEAIGEIITPIRERFEREPELLREAYPEQDD comes from the coding sequence ATGAACACCGCGGAGCGAAAACGCCTCGTCACCCGCCACACCGAGGAGGTCGTCACCGAGGAGGAACTCGACGACCTCCTCGAGGAGTCCGATCCCAGCGTCTACATCGGTTACGCGCCGACCGGCCAGATGCACATCGGCCACTTCACCACCATCCGCAAGCTCGCGGACTTCCTCAGGGCGGATATCGACGTCACCGTTCTCGTCGCCGACCTCCATGCGCATCTCGACGACGAGAAGAGCCCCTTCGAACTCCTCGAGGCGCGTTCGGCGTACTACCGCGCCGCCATCGAGGCGATGGTCGAGGCCGCGGGTGCGGACCCGGACCAGATCGAGTTCGTCCGAGGGACGGAGTTCGAACTCGAGGAGCCATACACCCTCGAACTCTACCGCCTGCTCGCAGATACGACGATCTCACGGGCCCAGCGAGCCGGCAGCGAGGTCGTTCGCCAGTCCGACAACCCCAAACTCGGTGGCTTGGTCTACACGCTGATGCAGAGCCTCGACGTCGCCGCGCTCGGCGCCGACATCGCCTACGGCGGGATCGACCAGCGGGGGATCTACATGCTCGCGCGCGAGATCCTGCCCGAGCACGGCCACGACAAACCGCTGTGTCTGTTCGCACCCCTTCTGTCGGGCCTGTCGGGCGGGAAGATGAGCGCAAGCGAGGCCGGCTCGAAAGTGAACCTCACCGACGACCCCGAGACCGTAGGCGAAAAGATCGATGGCGCGTACTGCCCGCAAGGCGAGGTCGAGGAAAACGGTGTCCTCGAATATCTCGAGCACCTCGTCTTTCCGATCCTCGAACTCGACGACGAACCGTTCGTCATCCAGCGCCCCGACCAGTACGGCGGCGATATCGTTTACGAGGACTACGGCACGCTCGAAGACGACTTCCTCGCCGGCGAACTCCACCCTCAGGACCTGAAGGGGGCAACCGGCGAAGCCATCGGAGAGATCATCACCCCCATCCGCGAGCGCTTCGAGCGCGAACCCGAACTCCTGCGAGAGGCCTATCCCGAACAGGACGACTGA
- a CDS encoding CBS domain-containing protein — MTAPIRTIDREETGVAAARELTDRGIGSLVVGEDRIEGIVTETDIVAGVAEGIDLSETPVAALMSDPVVTISPSDSVREAGERMGRNNVKKLPVSRDGRPVGIVTTTDLARFVPESTVRMSRQPEPEIEKGEFE, encoded by the coding sequence ATGACGGCACCGATTCGAACGATCGACCGCGAGGAGACGGGAGTCGCCGCGGCGAGGGAGCTAACGGACCGTGGGATCGGCTCGCTCGTCGTGGGCGAGGACCGTATCGAGGGGATCGTCACCGAGACGGACATCGTCGCCGGGGTCGCCGAGGGGATCGACCTCTCCGAGACGCCCGTGGCGGCGCTGATGAGCGATCCCGTCGTCACGATCTCGCCAAGCGACTCGGTTCGCGAGGCCGGCGAACGCATGGGTCGGAACAACGTCAAGAAACTGCCGGTCTCGCGAGACGGCCGACCCGTCGGGATCGTGACGACCACCGACCTAGCGCGGTTCGTCCCCGAAAGCACCGTCAGGATGTCTCGCCAGCCCGAACCGGAGATCGAAAAGGGGGAGTTCGAGTGA
- a CDS encoding DoxX family membrane protein has product MGFELTVVLRVVSTTLAQATVFDAPLAAELFLIGRVLFGSVLAFNGLNHFLDVEGMTEYADSKGVPKPRGAVVTTGGMLVVGGLGTALGLVPTFSTGAVATFLLVVTPIMHDFWAIPAAQRDQEVIHFTKNATMFGAALVLLALSATAWPYAL; this is encoded by the coding sequence ATGGGTTTCGAGCTTACCGTTGTGCTGAGAGTCGTCTCCACGACCCTCGCTCAGGCCACCGTTTTCGACGCTCCGCTCGCCGCCGAACTGTTTCTGATCGGTCGGGTCCTGTTCGGCAGCGTCCTCGCGTTCAACGGGTTGAACCACTTCCTCGACGTCGAGGGGATGACCGAGTACGCCGACTCGAAAGGGGTTCCCAAACCGAGGGGTGCGGTCGTCACGACCGGTGGGATGTTGGTGGTCGGCGGCTTGGGGACCGCCCTCGGGCTGGTACCGACGTTCTCGACCGGCGCGGTCGCGACCTTCCTGCTGGTGGTGACGCCGATCATGCACGACTTCTGGGCGATCCCGGCCGCCCAGCGGGACCAGGAGGTCATCCACTTTACGAAAAACGCCACCATGTTCGGGGCGGCCCTCGTGTTGCTGGCGTTGAGTGCGACTGCGTGGCCCTACGCGCTGTGA
- a CDS encoding winged helix-turn-helix transcriptional regulator gives MSSVTENEVERNADGPCAVVDSLGQIGSQWRLVVLHDLQGGEKRFNELKRSTDANARTLSRVLDDLRELGFVERRLEEDAPVATYYSLTEKGRSLCPVFDEIECWAEEWL, from the coding sequence ATGTCATCCGTCACCGAAAACGAAGTCGAGCGCAATGCCGACGGCCCCTGTGCGGTCGTCGACTCGCTGGGACAGATCGGCTCGCAGTGGCGACTCGTCGTGCTCCACGACCTGCAGGGCGGCGAGAAGCGTTTCAACGAACTCAAGCGCTCGACGGACGCCAACGCCCGGACGCTCTCGCGTGTGCTCGACGATCTGCGGGAACTGGGGTTCGTCGAGCGACGGCTGGAGGAGGACGCTCCGGTTGCGACCTACTACAGCCTCACCGAGAAGGGGCGGTCGCTCTGTCCGGTCTTCGACGAGATCGAGTGCTGGGCCGAGGAGTGGCTGTAG
- a CDS encoding VOC family protein, producing MPDEPTPVSAELPDSPIRLSGTDHITLIGSNEADTVEFYRDLLGMPLVLRQPNLDQPEVTHLFFDTGDGRILTFFVSDDRESDPRPQRTGLGAVHHLAFSVEPERFVETKAAFDEADHHYNEFDRGAFHSIYTRDHNGLVLEFATDKFHVPDDRRAEVLATAQRIRVEAGADYVKDEHMEAALEELGMEIDPYDLPDAPTGAGYDR from the coding sequence ATGCCCGACGAACCCACACCCGTCAGCGCCGAACTACCCGACAGTCCGATCCGTCTCTCGGGAACCGACCACATCACGCTCATCGGAAGCAACGAGGCCGATACCGTCGAATTCTATCGCGACTTGCTCGGAATGCCGCTCGTGCTTCGCCAGCCCAATCTCGACCAACCGGAAGTCACACACCTGTTTTTCGACACCGGCGACGGGCGGATCCTCACCTTCTTCGTGAGCGATGACCGCGAGTCGGATCCTCGACCCCAACGGACGGGACTGGGCGCAGTGCATCACCTCGCCTTCAGCGTCGAACCCGAACGCTTCGTCGAGACCAAGGCGGCCTTCGACGAGGCCGACCACCACTACAACGAGTTCGACCGCGGAGCGTTTCACTCGATCTACACCCGTGATCACAACGGGCTCGTCCTCGAGTTCGCGACCGACAAGTTCCACGTTCCCGACGACCGGCGCGCGGAGGTGCTCGCGACCGCCCAGCGCATCCGAGTTGAAGCGGGCGCCGACTACGTCAAGGACGAGCACATGGAAGCGGCGCTCGAAGAGCTCGGCATGGAGATCGATCCCTACGACCTGCCCGACGCGCCGACCGGCGCGGGCTACGACCGATAA
- a CDS encoding VOC family protein has translation MTEAPPTTGLHHVTNICTDIEETKAFYEEVLGWHTVKRTQNYDDPGTPHYYFSSTPEGEPGTNVTYFEYPNSRGQPGPGASHHFAFGVEDRETLEEWREHLSEHGVRVSTVKDRTYFESIYFSDPDGLVFELATQGPGFGVDEEVPGNEEIDPFAGSE, from the coding sequence ATGACAGAGGCACCACCGACCACCGGACTGCACCACGTGACGAACATCTGCACCGACATCGAGGAGACGAAGGCGTTCTACGAGGAGGTACTGGGTTGGCACACCGTCAAGCGTACCCAGAACTACGACGATCCCGGGACGCCGCATTACTACTTCTCCTCGACGCCCGAGGGCGAACCGGGAACGAACGTCACCTACTTCGAGTATCCGAACTCCCGTGGCCAGCCCGGTCCCGGCGCGTCCCATCACTTCGCGTTCGGCGTCGAGGACCGCGAGACCTTAGAGGAGTGGCGCGAGCATCTCTCGGAGCACGGCGTGCGGGTCTCGACCGTGAAGGACCGCACGTACTTCGAGAGCATCTACTTCAGCGATCCCGACGGACTCGTCTTCGAACTCGCGACGCAGGGGCCGGGATTCGGCGTCGACGAGGAGGTACCCGGAAACGAGGAGATCGACCCCTTCGCGGGGAGTGAGTGA
- a CDS encoding flavin reductase family protein, producing the protein MEVDIDELDSAYRLLAGSVIPRPIAWVSTRGEDGENLAPYSFFNVVSVAPPVVMFAPVGVGEDLKDTPRNVLDTEEFVVNVVTMDLVEAMNATSATVEKSEFEHADLERAEGVRVDVPRVAEAKVAFECELYNFVEIGRSSMVLGEIVYAHVAEDATTGGKVDVTKLDAVGRLSGSYYASTRDRFSMERPP; encoded by the coding sequence ATGGAGGTCGATATCGACGAACTCGATTCGGCCTATCGCCTGCTCGCCGGTTCCGTGATCCCTCGGCCGATCGCATGGGTCAGCACGCGCGGCGAGGACGGCGAGAACCTCGCACCCTACAGTTTCTTCAACGTCGTCTCGGTCGCTCCCCCCGTGGTGATGTTCGCGCCCGTCGGGGTCGGCGAGGACCTGAAGGACACGCCGCGAAACGTCCTCGACACCGAGGAGTTCGTCGTCAACGTCGTGACGATGGACCTCGTCGAGGCGATGAACGCGACGAGCGCCACAGTCGAGAAAAGCGAGTTCGAACACGCCGACCTCGAACGCGCGGAAGGCGTCCGGGTCGACGTCCCGCGGGTGGCGGAGGCGAAAGTCGCCTTCGAGTGTGAACTGTACAACTTCGTCGAGATCGGCCGCTCGTCGATGGTGCTCGGCGAGATCGTCTACGCGCACGTCGCCGAGGACGCGACTACAGGAGGAAAAGTCGACGTGACGAAGCTCGACGCCGTCGGGCGGCTCTCGGGGAGCTATTACGCGAGCACGCGCGATCGCTTCTCGATGGAACGTCCGCCCTGA
- a CDS encoding heavy metal translocating P-type ATPase: MSDADRSEIAAFDVPEMDCPSCATKIERSVERLAGIKSVEPVVTDGTVRVRFDPAATDADAIADRIRRAGYAIDSGDGIESDAAEDERDAIWRSGRAIKTGISGLFLALGLAVEFLAVLENAVAATVFGVEFALADLFFLVGIVAGGQVILKNGYYSARNRSLDIDLLMSLAITAAVLASLLGPETRLFSEAAVLAFLFNVAELLERYSMDRARNSLRELMDLAPEEATVRRNGTEQTVPVDAVRVGDRVIVRPGEKVPMDGVVREGESAVNQAPITGESVPVDKAPGEEVYAGTINEEGYLELEVTATASENTLSRIVSLVEDAQRNRTKREQFVDRFSGYYTPIMVGVAVLTAVVPPLVLGAPWTTWFVAGITMLVLACPCAFVISTPVAVVSGITSAARNGVLIKGGDRLEAMGEVRTVAFDKTGTLTKGELAVTDVLALNDHDEEDVLRCARGLEERSEHPIGQAIVGHAGESAIESRAVSGFESLTGRGVRADLDGITHYAGKPGLFGDLGFDLEHAHVVGEGALSADVRDLCDRQGCLNLVEDAIPRLQDEGKTAVLVGREDELEGIIAVADEVRPGARRTVEHLREAGVRTVMLTGDNERTARAVAEAVGVDDVRAELLPEDKVHAVEDLISEDGTVAMVGDGINDAPALATADVGIAMGAAGTDTALETADIALMGDDLSKLPYLYELSHRANGVIRQNVWASLAAKALLAVGVPLGYVTVAIAVLVGDAGMTVGVTGNAMRLSRIDPESFGAD; encoded by the coding sequence ATGAGTGATGCGGATCGAAGCGAGATCGCCGCGTTCGACGTCCCCGAAATGGACTGTCCCTCGTGTGCGACGAAGATCGAACGCAGCGTCGAGCGGCTGGCGGGGATCAAGTCGGTCGAACCGGTCGTGACCGACGGGACCGTCAGGGTCCGGTTCGACCCCGCCGCGACCGACGCGGACGCGATCGCCGACCGAATCCGGCGTGCGGGCTACGCGATCGACTCGGGTGACGGAATCGAGTCGGATGCGGCAGAAGACGAACGCGACGCCATCTGGCGGAGCGGACGGGCGATCAAGACGGGGATCAGCGGGCTGTTTCTCGCGCTCGGGTTGGCCGTCGAGTTCCTCGCGGTCCTCGAGAACGCGGTCGCCGCGACCGTCTTCGGCGTCGAGTTCGCGCTCGCCGACCTGTTCTTCCTCGTCGGGATCGTCGCCGGCGGGCAGGTGATCCTGAAAAACGGCTACTACTCGGCGCGGAACCGCTCGCTGGACATCGACCTGCTGATGAGCCTCGCGATCACCGCCGCCGTCCTCGCGAGCCTGCTCGGGCCCGAGACGCGCCTGTTCTCCGAGGCCGCGGTGTTGGCGTTCCTGTTCAACGTCGCCGAACTCCTCGAACGCTACTCGATGGACCGGGCGAGGAACTCGCTGCGTGAGTTGATGGACCTCGCCCCAGAGGAGGCGACGGTGCGGCGCAACGGGACGGAGCAGACGGTTCCCGTCGACGCGGTCAGGGTCGGCGACCGGGTGATCGTCCGCCCCGGCGAGAAGGTTCCGATGGACGGCGTCGTGCGCGAGGGCGAGAGCGCGGTGAACCAGGCCCCGATCACCGGCGAGTCGGTACCCGTCGACAAGGCGCCCGGCGAGGAGGTCTACGCGGGGACGATCAACGAGGAGGGCTACCTCGAACTCGAGGTGACGGCGACGGCGTCCGAGAACACCCTCTCGCGGATCGTCTCGCTCGTCGAGGACGCCCAGCGCAACCGGACGAAACGCGAACAGTTCGTCGACCGGTTCTCGGGCTACTACACGCCGATCATGGTCGGCGTGGCGGTCCTCACGGCCGTCGTCCCGCCGCTCGTCCTCGGCGCACCGTGGACGACGTGGTTCGTTGCGGGCATCACGATGCTCGTCCTGGCCTGTCCGTGTGCGTTCGTCATCTCGACGCCGGTCGCCGTCGTCTCGGGGATCACGAGCGCGGCACGCAACGGCGTGCTCATCAAGGGTGGCGACCGCCTCGAGGCGATGGGCGAGGTTCGAACCGTCGCCTTCGACAAGACGGGGACCCTCACGAAGGGAGAACTCGCGGTCACCGACGTGCTCGCGCTGAACGATCACGACGAGGAGGACGTCCTGCGGTGTGCCCGCGGGCTCGAAGAGCGAAGCGAACACCCCATCGGGCAGGCCATCGTCGGCCACGCCGGCGAGTCTGCCATCGAGTCGCGTGCAGTCTCGGGGTTCGAGAGCCTCACCGGCCGGGGCGTGCGGGCCGACCTCGACGGGATCACCCACTACGCCGGAAAGCCGGGGCTGTTCGGCGACCTGGGGTTCGACCTCGAACACGCCCACGTCGTCGGCGAGGGGGCGCTCTCGGCGGACGTCAGGGACCTCTGTGACCGGCAGGGCTGTCTGAACCTCGTCGAGGACGCGATCCCGCGGCTCCAAGACGAGGGGAAGACGGCGGTCCTCGTCGGGCGGGAGGACGAGCTCGAAGGGATCATCGCGGTCGCCGACGAGGTCCGCCCGGGCGCGCGGCGGACGGTCGAGCACCTCCGGGAGGCGGGCGTTCGGACGGTCATGCTGACCGGCGACAACGAGCGGACCGCGCGGGCGGTCGCGGAGGCCGTCGGCGTCGACGACGTTCGCGCCGAACTGCTGCCCGAGGACAAGGTGCACGCGGTCGAGGACCTCATCTCCGAGGACGGGACCGTGGCGATGGTCGGCGACGGGATCAACGACGCACCCGCGCTCGCGACCGCTGACGTCGGGATCGCGATGGGTGCGGCGGGCACCGACACGGCCCTCGAAACGGCCGACATCGCGCTGATGGGTGACGACCTCTCGAAGCTGCCGTACCTCTACGAACTCTCACACCGGGCCAACGGCGTCATCCGCCAGAACGTCTGGGCGAGCCTCGCCGCCAAGGCGCTGCTCGCGGTGGGCGTCCCGCTCGGCTACGTCACCGTCGCGATCGCGGTGTTGGTCGGCGACGCCGGGATGACCGTCGGCGTGACCGGGAACGCGATGCGCCTCTCGCGGATCGATCCCGAGTCGTTCGGCGCCGACTGA
- a CDS encoding SRPBCC family protein, whose translation MDRTSGSTRRTVDIARTIDAPAGDVWELLIDTHRWPEWSPSITDVECQERGIRTGSTGRVRLVGGIGLPFEITYCDGYRWTWEVAGVPATGHRIDPRNGSGSCRAVFELPLLAAGYAPVCRLALSRIARLAERTG comes from the coding sequence ATGGATCGAACGTCCGGCAGCACCCGGCGAACGGTCGACATCGCCCGAACCATCGACGCGCCGGCCGGGGACGTCTGGGAGCTGCTGATCGACACCCACCGGTGGCCCGAGTGGAGCCCCTCGATCACCGACGTCGAGTGCCAAGAGCGCGGGATCCGAACCGGCTCGACCGGCCGGGTTCGACTCGTCGGCGGGATCGGGCTCCCGTTTGAGATCACCTACTGCGACGGGTATCGCTGGACGTGGGAGGTCGCGGGGGTTCCGGCGACGGGCCACCGGATCGATCCCCGAAACGGCTCCGGCTCCTGTCGGGCGGTCTTCGAGCTACCGCTGCTCGCGGCGGGCTACGCGCCCGTCTGTCGGCTCGCACTCTCGCGGATCGCCCGACTGGCCGAACGAACCGGGTGA